The genomic region ACCCCTTTAAACAAGCGGATCAGGTCAACTTCAGCCCTGGCGGCAGTAGCAAGGATATCATCAATGTTGATGGGTTCAAGATGATCGGGATCACATTCGTCGGTAATCACCGAAACAGCAGCTACGGGCAGCCCGATATGGTTAGCTGTGAGCACTTCAGGAATGGTGGACATCCCAACAACATCTGCACCGATAAACCGGAGATAGCGATACTCAGCCCGTGTTTCAAGTGAGGGACCTGCCACAGCGGTATAGATGCCCTGGTTCAGCTTAATTTTATTGGTTTTGGCAACACGGACAAAAATCTCATTCAGCGCCTTCGAATAGGCTTTACTCATTTCGGGAAACCGTGGCCCGGTCTTGTCATCGTTTGGTCCGATCAGTGGGTTATTCCAGAACTGGTTGATATGGTCGGTGATCAGCATCAGCTCACCTTTTTT from Bacteroidales bacterium harbors:
- a CDS encoding purine-nucleoside phosphorylase, which codes for MTDHKSNVELAVNELQKHGIDKPEVAVILGTGLGKLVDDIEIEQTVNYGDIPYFPVSTVEFHRGRLIYGRLAGRQVLVMQGRFHYYEGYSMQQIAFPVHIMKLLGVKYLLVSNACGTVNPYFKKGELMLITDHINQFWNNPLIGPNDDKTGPRFPEMSKAYSKALNEIFVRVAKTNKIKLNQGIYTAVAGPSLETRAEYRYLRFIGADVVGMSTIPEVLTANHIGLPVAAVSVITDECDPDHLEPINIDDILATAARAEVDLIRLFKGVVEALE